In Vibrio celticus, one genomic interval encodes:
- the rplO gene encoding 50S ribosomal protein L15: MRLNTLSPAAGSKPSKKRVGRGIGSGLGKTGGRGHKGQKSRSGGSVRPGFEGGQMPLKQRLPKFGFTSRKSLVSAEVRLAELAKVTGDVVDLNSLKAANVITKNIEFVKIVLSGDLSKAVTVKGLRVTKGAKAAIEAAGGKIEE; encoded by the coding sequence ATGCGTTTGAATACTCTATCACCGGCTGCTGGCTCTAAACCTTCTAAGAAGCGTGTAGGTCGTGGTATCGGTTCTGGCCTTGGTAAAACAGGTGGCCGTGGTCACAAAGGTCAAAAGTCACGTTCTGGCGGCTCTGTTCGTCCAGGTTTTGAAGGCGGTCAAATGCCTCTAAAACAACGTCTACCTAAATTCGGTTTCACTTCTCGTAAGAGTCTAGTGTCTGCTGAAGTTCGTCTAGCCGAGCTAGCGAAAGTAACAGGTGACGTAGTTGATCTTAACAGCCTTAAAGCTGCTAACGTTATCACTAAGAACATCGAGTTTGTTAAGATCGTTCTTTCTGGTGACCTAAGCAAAGCTGTGACTGTTAAAGGTCTACGCGTGACTAAAGGCGCTAAAGCTGCAATCGAAGCTGCAGGCGGTAAAATCGAGGAATAA
- the rpsM gene encoding 30S ribosomal protein S13 — protein sequence MARIAGINIPDHKHSVIALTAIYGIGKTRSQAILAEVGIAEDAKISELTEEQIDQLRDGVAKYTVEGDLRREVSMNIKRLMDLGCYRGLRHRRSLPLRGQRTKTNARTRKGPRKPIKK from the coding sequence ATGGCCCGTATAGCCGGCATTAACATTCCTGATCATAAGCATTCTGTAATTGCACTTACTGCAATCTACGGTATCGGTAAAACTCGCTCTCAAGCTATTCTAGCTGAAGTGGGTATTGCTGAAGATGCTAAGATCAGTGAACTAACTGAAGAGCAGATCGATCAACTGCGTGATGGTGTAGCTAAGTACACTGTAGAAGGTGATCTACGTCGTGAAGTATCGATGAACATCAAGCGTCTTATGGACCTTGGCTGTTACCGCGGTCTTCGTCATCGTCGCAGTCTACCACTACGTGGACAGCGTACTAAAACCAACGCTCGCACCCGTAAGGGTCCGCGCAAGCCGATCAAGAAATAG
- the rpmD gene encoding 50S ribosomal protein L30, with amino-acid sequence MATIKVTQTKSSIGRLPKHKACLKGLGLRRINHTVELEDTPCVRGMINKVYYMVKIEE; translated from the coding sequence ACTCAAACTAAAAGCTCAATTGGTCGCCTACCTAAGCACAAAGCGTGTCTTAAAGGTCTAGGTCTTCGTCGCATCAACCATACAGTAGAACTTGAAGATACACCGTGCGTACGCGGTATGATCAACAAGGTTTACTACATGGTTAAGATTGAGGAGTAA
- the secY gene encoding preprotein translocase subunit SecY: MAKKPGQDFRSAQSGLSELKSRLLFVIGALLVFRAGSFVPIPGIDAAVLADLFDQQKGTIVEMFNMFSGGALERASILALGIMPYISASIVVQLLTVVHPALAELKKEGEAGRRKISQYTRYGTLVLATFQAIGIATGLPNMVDNLVVINQTMFTLIATVSLVTGTMFLMWLGEQITERGIGNGISILIFAGIVAGLPSAIGQTIEQARQGELHVLLLLLIAVLSFAVIYFVVFMERGQRRIVVNYAKRQQGRKVFAAQSSHLPLKINMAGVIPAIFASSIILFPGTLAQWFGQNGESSAFGWLTDVSLALSPGQPLYVMLYAAAIIFFCFFYTALVFNPRETADNLKKSGAFVPGIRPGEQTAKYIDKVMTRLTLAGALYITFICLIPEFMMVAWNVRFYFGGTSLLIVVVVIMDFMAQVQTHLMSQQYDSVLKKANLKGYGR; the protein is encoded by the coding sequence ATGGCTAAGAAACCAGGACAAGATTTTCGTAGTGCTCAGAGCGGCTTAAGTGAACTAAAGTCGCGCTTATTATTCGTAATTGGTGCACTTTTAGTATTCCGAGCCGGCTCTTTTGTGCCGATCCCTGGTATTGACGCAGCTGTACTTGCCGATTTGTTCGATCAGCAAAAAGGTACCATCGTAGAAATGTTTAACATGTTCTCCGGTGGTGCTCTTGAGCGTGCATCTATATTAGCATTGGGTATCATGCCGTACATTTCGGCATCGATCGTAGTCCAATTGCTAACTGTAGTTCATCCAGCGTTAGCGGAACTCAAGAAAGAGGGTGAAGCAGGCCGTCGTAAGATAAGCCAATATACACGCTACGGCACGCTTGTACTTGCAACATTCCAAGCTATTGGTATCGCAACAGGCTTACCAAACATGGTCGACAATCTGGTTGTTATCAACCAAACCATGTTTACGCTTATTGCTACCGTGAGTTTAGTAACTGGTACCATGTTCTTAATGTGGTTAGGTGAACAAATCACTGAGCGAGGAATCGGTAATGGTATTTCCATTCTGATTTTTGCAGGTATTGTTGCTGGATTGCCTTCTGCAATCGGTCAAACAATCGAGCAAGCGCGTCAAGGTGAATTGCATGTGCTTCTTCTGCTGTTGATTGCTGTATTGTCTTTTGCTGTTATTTACTTCGTAGTTTTCATGGAACGTGGTCAACGTCGTATCGTCGTTAACTATGCGAAACGTCAACAAGGTCGTAAAGTTTTTGCAGCACAAAGCTCTCACTTGCCTCTTAAGATTAATATGGCAGGTGTTATTCCAGCGATTTTCGCATCAAGTATTATTTTGTTCCCAGGAACATTAGCGCAGTGGTTTGGTCAAAATGGTGAAAGCAGCGCGTTCGGTTGGTTAACTGACGTGTCATTAGCTCTTAGCCCAGGTCAACCTTTGTATGTAATGCTTTATGCAGCAGCTATAATCTTCTTCTGTTTCTTCTATACAGCGTTGGTGTTTAACCCACGTGAAACAGCTGATAACTTGAAGAAGTCTGGTGCATTCGTACCCGGTATCCGCCCAGGTGAGCAGACAGCGAAATATATCGATAAAGTGATGACTAGACTAACCCTTGCGGGCGCTCTATACATTACTTTTATATGTCTGATTCCTGAGTTCATGATGGTCGCGTGGAACGTTCGTTTCTACTTTGGCGGCACATCACTACTAATCGTAGTGGTAGTTATCATGGATTTCATGGCACAGGTACAGACTCATCTGATGTCACAACAGTATGATTCTGTGTTAAAGAAAGCGAATCTGAAGGGTTACGGCCGTTAA
- the rpmJ gene encoding 50S ribosomal protein L36: protein MKVRASVKKICRNCKVIKRNGVVRVICSEPKHKQRQG, encoded by the coding sequence ATGAAAGTTCGTGCTTCCGTTAAAAAAATCTGCCGTAACTGTAAAGTTATCAAGCGTAACGGTGTCGTTCGCGTGATTTGCAGTGAGCCAAAGCATAAGCAACGCCAAGGCTAA